A region from the Rhodocyclaceae bacterium genome encodes:
- a CDS encoding UDP-glucose/GDP-mannose dehydrogenase family protein, translated as MKLTVIGTGYVGLVSGACFADLGNDVLCLDIDERKIAQLRAGGIPIHEPGLEAIVKRNVAAGRLTFTTDPQQAAAFARVQFLAVGTPPGEDGSADLQHVIAAARSIGQYLDGYRVIVDKSTVPVGTADLVREAIAGELARRGVSYPFSVVSNPEFLKEGAAVEDFMRPDRVVLGVDDERALRIMRELYAPVQRNHERLIVMDVRSAELTKYAANAMLATRISFMNELANLAERLGADIEQVRKGIGSDPRIGYHFLYPGAGFGGSCFPKDVRALRRTAQQYGMELAILEAVHDVNERQKQVLVDKVVARFGESLAGRRFALWGLAFKPNTDDMREAPSLVIIDAILARGATVNAYDPVAMDVARGLLEARAGVTFFDSAHAALQGCDALLVVTEWKEFRSPDFESIRRELRHPVIIDGRNLYDPAMVTDAGIEYYPTGRAQSKASEAP; from the coding sequence ATGAAACTGACGGTGATCGGTACCGGATACGTGGGCCTCGTCTCGGGCGCCTGCTTCGCCGACCTCGGCAACGATGTTCTGTGCCTCGATATCGACGAGCGCAAGATCGCGCAGTTACGGGCCGGCGGCATCCCGATCCACGAGCCGGGGCTGGAGGCGATCGTCAAGCGCAATGTCGCCGCCGGGCGCCTGACCTTCACGACCGACCCGCAGCAGGCCGCAGCGTTCGCCCGGGTGCAGTTCCTCGCCGTCGGCACGCCGCCGGGGGAAGATGGCTCGGCCGACCTGCAGCACGTGATCGCCGCGGCAAGGTCGATCGGCCAGTACCTCGACGGCTATCGCGTGATCGTCGACAAGTCCACGGTACCGGTGGGTACCGCCGATCTCGTGCGCGAGGCGATCGCCGGAGAACTCGCGCGGCGCGGCGTATCGTATCCGTTCAGCGTGGTGTCCAATCCCGAGTTCCTGAAGGAGGGTGCGGCGGTCGAGGACTTCATGCGGCCCGACCGCGTCGTGCTCGGCGTGGACGACGAGCGCGCGCTGCGCATCATGCGCGAGCTGTACGCACCGGTCCAGCGCAACCACGAGCGGCTGATCGTGATGGACGTGCGCTCGGCCGAACTCACCAAGTACGCAGCCAACGCGATGCTCGCGACACGTATCTCCTTCATGAACGAACTGGCCAACCTGGCGGAGCGGCTCGGGGCGGACATCGAGCAGGTGCGCAAGGGCATCGGTTCCGATCCCCGCATCGGCTACCACTTCCTGTATCCCGGTGCCGGCTTCGGAGGATCGTGCTTTCCGAAGGATGTGCGGGCGCTGCGCCGGACCGCGCAGCAGTACGGCATGGAACTGGCCATCCTGGAAGCGGTGCACGACGTGAACGAACGGCAGAAGCAGGTGCTGGTCGACAAGGTCGTGGCGCGCTTCGGCGAGTCGCTCGCCGGCCGGCGCTTCGCGCTCTGGGGGCTCGCGTTCAAGCCGAACACCGACGACATGCGCGAGGCGCCTAGCCTGGTGATCATCGACGCGATTCTCGCGCGGGGTGCCACCGTGAACGCCTACGATCCAGTGGCCATGGATGTCGCGCGTGGTCTGCTCGAGGCGCGCGCCGGCGTCACGTTCTTCGACAGCGCACATGCCGCGCTGCAAGGCTGCGATGCACTGCTCGTGGTCACCGAATGGAAGGAATTCCGCAGCCCCGATTTCGAGTCGATCCGCCGCGAGCTCAGGCATCCGGTGATCATCGACGGGCGCAACCTGTACGATCCCGCGATGGTGACCGACGCCGGGATCGAGTACTACCCGACTGGTCGGGCGCAGTCGAAGGCGTCCGAGGCACCATGA
- the ggt gene encoding gamma-glutamyltransferase: protein MALALVPASLSALLSTAAPARAAAQGEPAARPAPVPASREGIASAHPLASEAGRQVLAAGGNAFDAAIAVAAALAVVEPYSSGIGGGGFFLLHRAHDGHQVMVDARETAPAAADAHMYVDESGRAVPRASLDGARAAAIPGLPAGIVHLSRQYGRLPLARSLAPAIGLARDGFTVDARFATVARLASARLQRDARTAAVFMPAGRALAEGDHLRQPALAATLERLARDGHAGFYAGPVAAELVASVRADGGIWQAHDLAAYAVVERPPMRFEYRGATITAAALPSSGGVVIAQSLAMLSRFGALEHRSPAGAHLVSEALRRAFDERARWLGDPDYDPVPLDRLLSEAHLRARGADIDPLQATPSSRLGDSPAARGSTDTTHLSVVDRDGNRVAATLTINTLFGSGFIAGSTGVLLNNEMDDFALPGAQPNAYGLTGREANRIEPGKRPLSSMTPMFVETARGVHVLGAPGGSRIISMLLLAVLDITSDDPPSPAVLVARPRYHHQFRPDRIEVEPGAFADDWIDALRSRGHAVTIGGRAWGNMQVVHIDRASGEVSTASDPRGRTGIAWF, encoded by the coding sequence ATCGCGCTGGCACTCGTGCCAGCGAGCCTCTCCGCGCTGCTGTCCACTGCAGCGCCCGCGCGGGCGGCGGCGCAGGGCGAACCGGCTGCCCGGCCGGCTCCGGTACCGGCTTCGCGCGAAGGCATCGCCTCTGCGCACCCGCTGGCGAGCGAAGCCGGCCGCCAGGTACTCGCCGCAGGCGGCAATGCCTTCGACGCCGCGATCGCGGTCGCCGCCGCGCTTGCGGTCGTCGAGCCCTATTCCTCGGGCATCGGTGGTGGCGGGTTCTTTCTGCTGCACAGGGCGCATGACGGCCATCAGGTGATGGTCGACGCGCGCGAGACCGCACCCGCCGCAGCCGATGCGCACATGTATGTCGACGAATCCGGGCGTGCAGTACCGCGCGCGTCGCTGGATGGCGCACGTGCGGCGGCGATCCCGGGACTGCCGGCAGGGATCGTGCACCTCTCCCGGCAGTACGGGCGGCTGCCGCTCGCGCGTTCACTGGCACCGGCGATAGGGCTCGCGCGCGACGGCTTCACGGTGGATGCCCGATTCGCGACCGTCGCCCGCCTGGCCTCCGCGCGCCTGCAGCGCGACGCACGTACTGCAGCCGTCTTCATGCCCGCAGGCCGCGCGCTCGCGGAGGGAGACCACCTGCGCCAGCCCGCGCTCGCCGCGACGCTCGAGCGGCTCGCGAGGGACGGCCACGCCGGCTTCTATGCGGGCCCGGTCGCTGCCGAACTGGTTGCCTCGGTGCGCGCCGACGGCGGGATCTGGCAAGCGCACGACCTCGCCGCCTATGCCGTCGTCGAACGCCCGCCGATGCGGTTCGAGTACCGCGGCGCCACGATCACCGCGGCTGCGCTACCGTCGTCCGGCGGCGTGGTGATTGCACAGAGCCTGGCTATGCTGTCGCGGTTCGGCGCGCTGGAGCACCGGTCGCCGGCAGGCGCACACCTGGTTTCCGAGGCGCTGCGGCGTGCATTCGATGAGCGGGCCCGCTGGCTCGGTGACCCCGACTACGACCCGGTACCCCTCGACCGGCTGCTGTCGGAAGCGCACCTGCGCGCGCGCGGGGCCGATATCGATCCTCTGCAGGCGACCCCGAGCAGCCGCCTGGGCGACAGCCCGGCTGCGCGCGGGAGCACCGACACGACCCACCTGTCGGTGGTAGACCGCGACGGCAACCGGGTCGCGGCGACGCTCACGATCAACACGCTGTTCGGCTCCGGGTTCATCGCCGGCAGCACCGGCGTGCTGTTGAACAATGAAATGGACGACTTCGCGCTGCCCGGTGCACAGCCGAACGCCTACGGGCTGACCGGGCGCGAAGCGAACCGGATCGAACCCGGAAAGCGTCCCCTGTCCAGCATGACGCCGATGTTCGTCGAGACGGCCCGCGGCGTCCATGTCCTGGGGGCGCCCGGAGGCTCACGCATCATCAGCATGCTGCTGCTGGCGGTGCTCGACATCACCTCCGACGATCCACCCTCGCCGGCCGTGCTGGTGGCACGGCCACGCTATCACCACCAGTTCAGGCCTGACCGGATCGAGGTCGAGCCGGGTGCGTTTGCCGACGACTGGATCGACGCGCTGCGCAGCCGGGGCCATGCAGTCACGATCGGTGGCCGTGCGTGGGGCAACATGCAGGTCGTCCACATCGACAGAGCCAGCGGCGAGGTCAGCACGGCGAGCGATCCGCGCGGGCGCACCGGGATCGCCTGGTTCTGA
- the rfaD gene encoding ADP-glyceromanno-heptose 6-epimerase has product MAGYYIVTGAAGFIGSNLVRALNARGERDIIAVDNLTRGDKFSNLVDCEIADYFDKKDFFEALSNGAFEGGIEAVLHQGACSDTVESDGRYMMDNNYRWTAELIEFCQAEEVPLVYASSAAVYGGSGVFRESREFERPLNVYGYSKFLLDQVVRRQLAVRTAPIVGLRYFNVYGPGERHKGRMASVAMHFFDQYRATGKVRLFAGSAGYGDGEQRRDFVSVDDVVSVNMHFLGKADASGIYNCGTGRAQTFNDVAVATVNACRAQHDQGSLSLDAMRAAGLIEYFPMPADLARKYQSFTEADLSLLRRTGYAAPFAGVGEGVVRYVDHLARAA; this is encoded by the coding sequence ATGGCAGGCTACTACATCGTCACCGGCGCGGCCGGGTTCATCGGGTCCAACCTCGTGCGGGCGCTCAATGCGCGTGGCGAGCGGGACATCATCGCAGTCGACAACCTCACGCGCGGCGACAAGTTCAGCAACCTGGTCGACTGCGAGATCGCCGATTACTTCGACAAGAAGGACTTCTTCGAGGCCTTGTCGAACGGTGCGTTCGAAGGCGGTATCGAGGCCGTGCTGCACCAGGGGGCCTGCTCTGACACGGTCGAGTCCGACGGGCGCTACATGATGGACAACAACTACCGCTGGACGGCTGAACTGATCGAGTTCTGCCAGGCCGAGGAGGTGCCGCTGGTGTACGCATCGTCGGCTGCGGTTTACGGCGGGAGCGGCGTGTTCCGCGAGTCGCGCGAGTTCGAGCGGCCGCTGAATGTCTACGGCTATTCCAAGTTCCTGCTCGACCAGGTCGTACGCCGGCAACTCGCCGTGCGAACTGCTCCGATCGTCGGGCTGCGCTACTTCAACGTGTACGGCCCCGGCGAGCGCCACAAGGGGCGGATGGCGTCGGTGGCCATGCATTTCTTCGACCAGTACCGGGCCACCGGCAAGGTCCGCCTGTTCGCAGGCTCCGCTGGCTACGGCGATGGCGAACAGCGGCGCGACTTCGTATCGGTCGACGACGTGGTGTCGGTGAACATGCATTTCCTCGGCAAGGCCGACGCCAGCGGGATCTACAACTGCGGGACCGGCCGGGCGCAGACGTTCAACGATGTCGCGGTAGCGACCGTGAACGCCTGCCGCGCGCAGCACGACCAGGGCTCGCTGTCGCTCGACGCGATGCGGGCCGCGGGGCTGATCGAGTATTTCCCGATGCCCGCCGACCTCGCGCGCAAGTACCAGAGTTTCACCGAAGCCGACCTGTCGCTGCTGCGGCGCACCGGCTATGCTGCGCCGTTCGCGGGTGTGGGCGAGGGCGTCGTGCGCTACGTGGACCATCTCGCGCGCGCTGCGTAA
- the pyrF gene encoding orotidine-5'-phosphate decarboxylase encodes MTDQSSFPIGPRVIVALDLASADAALEMARRLDPRRCRVKVGKELFTTGGPLLVTRLRAMGFEVFVDLKFHDIPNTVAAACRAAASDGAWMLDVHASGGRRMMEAAREALAPFSRRPLLVAVTVLTSMDARDLAEVGVPADPEAQVLRLALLARDSGMDGVVCSPREARLLREHCGPGFVLVTPGVRPPTAAADDQSRIATPAEAVAAGAHYLVIGRPITQAADPVEALSSIIEQTGG; translated from the coding sequence ATGACCGACCAGTCCTCCTTTCCGATCGGACCGCGCGTGATCGTCGCGCTCGATCTCGCCAGCGCCGACGCAGCGCTCGAGATGGCGCGTCGGCTCGACCCTCGCCGCTGTCGCGTGAAGGTTGGCAAGGAACTGTTCACGACCGGCGGCCCTCTGCTGGTGACGCGGCTGCGCGCGATGGGCTTCGAGGTGTTCGTCGACCTGAAGTTCCACGACATTCCGAACACCGTGGCGGCCGCCTGCCGCGCAGCAGCCTCGGACGGGGCCTGGATGCTCGATGTGCATGCGAGCGGCGGACGGCGGATGATGGAAGCCGCGCGCGAGGCGCTCGCCCCGTTCAGCCGGCGTCCGCTGCTGGTCGCGGTGACGGTTCTCACCAGCATGGATGCACGCGATCTTGCCGAGGTCGGGGTGCCCGCCGATCCGGAAGCGCAGGTGCTCAGGCTGGCGCTTCTCGCCAGGGACAGCGGCATGGACGGCGTGGTGTGTTCCCCGCGTGAGGCACGCCTGCTGCGTGAGCATTGCGGGCCGGGTTTCGTGCTGGTTACCCCGGGCGTGCGGCCGCCGACAGCCGCGGCCGACGACCAGTCGCGCATCGCGACGCCGGCGGAGGCGGTCGCCGCCGGGGCGCACTACCTGGTCATCGGACGGCCGATCACACAGGCGGCCGATCCTGTTGAGGCACTGTCCTCGATCATCGAACAGACCGGGGGCTAG
- the rfaE1 gene encoding D-glycero-beta-D-manno-heptose-7-phosphate kinase, with protein MKNPPRPEGSHPGVYSHERASTGRVLVVGDVMLDRYWFGAVERISPEAPVPVVRIERSEERPGGAANVARNAAALGARTRLLCVVGDDEAGATLERLLGAERVVADMHCDRTISTTVKLRVISRQQQLMRIDFETLPSHEVLAAKLAAFEEALPESDVVILSDYAKGGLAHIERMIAAARAANKPVLVDPKGEDYQRYRGATLLTPNRSEFRQVAGNWSGDAALADKAQRMRADLGLEALLVTRSEEGMTLFDADGMHHQPTHAREVYDVSGAGDTVIATIGVMLACGAALPEAMRVANRAAGIVVGKLGTAVVHPEELAAPMQEGN; from the coding sequence ATGAAGAACCCTCCGCGCCCCGAGGGTTCGCATCCGGGCGTCTATTCCCATGAACGCGCCAGCACGGGCCGCGTACTGGTGGTCGGTGACGTGATGCTCGACCGCTACTGGTTCGGCGCGGTCGAGCGTATTTCCCCCGAGGCGCCGGTGCCGGTGGTGCGCATCGAGCGCAGCGAGGAGCGGCCCGGCGGAGCGGCGAATGTGGCACGCAACGCAGCCGCTCTAGGCGCGCGTACGCGGCTGCTGTGCGTGGTCGGCGATGACGAGGCGGGCGCCACGCTCGAGCGCCTGCTCGGTGCAGAGCGCGTGGTCGCCGACATGCACTGCGACCGGACCATCTCGACCACGGTCAAGCTGCGGGTGATCAGTCGGCAGCAGCAGCTGATGCGCATCGATTTCGAAACGCTGCCGAGCCACGAGGTGCTGGCCGCCAAGCTCGCCGCGTTCGAGGAGGCGCTGCCCGAGTCGGACGTGGTGATCCTGTCCGATTACGCCAAGGGTGGGCTCGCCCACATCGAACGGATGATCGCGGCGGCTCGCGCGGCGAACAAGCCTGTGCTGGTCGACCCGAAAGGGGAGGATTACCAGCGCTACCGTGGTGCCACGCTGCTCACGCCCAACCGCAGCGAGTTCCGGCAGGTTGCCGGGAACTGGAGCGGCGACGCTGCCCTGGCCGACAAGGCACAACGCATGCGCGCCGACCTCGGCCTCGAAGCCCTGCTCGTCACGCGTAGCGAGGAAGGCATGACGCTGTTCGACGCCGACGGCATGCATCACCAGCCGACGCATGCGCGCGAGGTCTACGACGTCAGCGGGGCCGGCGACACGGTGATTGCGACTATCGGCGTGATGCTCGCCTGCGGCGCAGCGCTGCCGGAGGCAATGCGCGTGGCCAACCGCGCCGCGGGAATCGTCGTCGGCAAGCTGGGCACGGCGGTCGTGCATCCGGAAGAACTCGCTGCGCCCATGCAGGAAGGAAACTGA